One genomic window of Micropterus dolomieu isolate WLL.071019.BEF.003 ecotype Adirondacks linkage group LG06, ASM2129224v1, whole genome shotgun sequence includes the following:
- the selenop2 gene encoding selenoprotein Pb: MRSLSLLWLYTALPGLLWAYHVSVLVERDNDTSRICKPAPDWKIKGRAPMQELLGNVVVVALLKASUQFCLTQASKIGGLRDKLNRSNMTEVSFMIVNEREARSRAMFWELKRRAPPGVPVYQQAALQTDVWDALDGDKDDFLVYDRCGLLTYHIVLPYSFLHYPYVEAAVRATYHRNICNCSANFTLSIDKNSTMQNGTMQVNVNQSTTVPTVQLGTDDPDEGDTPPMPIHHHHHDPHDYHHHHPAQHHHPHPQ, translated from the exons ATGCGCTCTCTCTCGTTGCTGTGGCTGTACACGGCCCTGCCAGGTCTGCTGTGGGCCTACCACGTCAGTGTGTTGGTGGAGAGGGACAATGACACCTCCAGGATCTGCAAACCCGCCCCCGATTGGAAGATAAAGGGACGCGCACCTATGCAAGAGCTGTTGGGAAATGTGGTTGTGGTGGCACTACTGAAGGCCAGCTGACAGTTCTGTCTCACTCAGGCCTCCAA GATTGGAGGCCTGCGTGACAAGCTGAACCGCAGCAACATGACAGAGGTGTCTTTTATGATAGTAAATGAGCGTGAGGCTCGGTCCAGAGCCATGTTCTGGGAGCTGAAGAGAAGAGCGCCCCCTGGTGTTCCTGTGTACCAGCAGGCTGCCCTTCAAACTGACGTGTGGGATGCTCTGGATGGTGACAAAGATGACTTCCTAGTCTATGATAG GTGTGGTCTGCTCACCTACCATATAGTGCTGCCTTACAGTTTCCTGCATTACCCCTACGTAGAGGCTGCAGTCAGAGCCACATATCATAGAAACATCTGCAATTGCTCT GCTAATTTTACTTTATCAATTGACAAGAACAGCACCATGCAGAACGGGACAATGCAGGTTAATGTCAACCAGTCAACTACAGTACCCACAGTTCAATTGGGCACTGATGATCCAGACGAGGGAGACACACCTCCTATGCCAattcatcaccaccaccatgaTCCTCATGAttaccatcaccaccaccctgCTCAGCATCATCACCCCCATCCGCAGTAG
- the elovl8a gene encoding LOW QUALITY PROTEIN: ELOVL fatty acid elongase 8a (The sequence of the model RefSeq protein was modified relative to this genomic sequence to represent the inferred CDS: inserted 2 bases in 1 codon; substituted 1 base at 1 genomic stop codon) — MDLQGERFSCCEEGFRARKKVQQAPGPSPKVDSAAGLRHHQCRACSGMAAGRCECICMDSKSYQALTMCQKXKLLYLGILENGDMRTDSWPLICSPVPISCIVLCYLAIIWVGPNLGVXPVNFKPVLIVYNFAMVCLSAHMFYETIFFILREKKSQLTFLHGCHHATMIFSWWAGVKYVAGGQSFLIGLINSQVHVVMYLYCSLAALGPSMPEYLWWKRYLTCLQLVSVFVCIPSPVSSI; from the exons ATGGATCTTCAAGGAGAGAGGTTCAGTTGTTGTGAAGAAGGCTTCAGGGCGCGCAAGAAAGTCCAGCAAGCGCCAGGACCGTCTCCTAAAGTTGATTCAGCTGCAGGATTGCGGCACCACCAGTGCAGAGCTTGCTCTGGAATGGCTGCAGGCAGGTGCGAGTGCATCTGCATGGACAGTAAG AGTTACCAGGCTCTCACTATGTGTCAGAAATAGAAATTATTGTACTTAGGGATTCTGGAAAATGGAgac ATGAGGACAGACAGTTGGCCACTGATCTGCTCTCCTGTGCCAATCAGCTGTATCGTTCTGTGCTACCTGGCCATTATATGGGTGGGACCAAATCTAGGGGT GCCAGTCAACTTTAAACCCGTCCTGATAGTTTACAACTTTGCAATGGTCTGCCTGTCTGCACACATGTTCTATGAGAca ATATTTTTTATCCTGAGGGAGAAGAAGAGTCAGCTGACCTTCCTTCACGGCTGTCATCACGCCACCATGATCTTCAGCTGGTGGGCCGGGGTGAAATATGTGGCTGGTGGCCAGT CTTTCCTGATTGGGCTGATCAACTCCCAGGTCCACGTAGTGATGTATCTGTACTGCAGCCTGGCAGCTTTGGGACCGAGCATGCCTGAATACCTCTGGTGGAAGCGCTACCTCACCTGCCTGCAGCtcgtcagtgtgtttgtgtgc ATCCCCTCCCCAGTTTCAAGCATTTAA
- the LOC123972527 gene encoding LOW QUALITY PROTEIN: gastrotropin-like (The sequence of the model RefSeq protein was modified relative to this genomic sequence to represent the inferred CDS: deleted 1 base in 1 codon; substituted 1 base at 1 genomic stop codon) encodes MAMSADEGGGEGCQYINREQSXSQYLVFPSACLSISALTPPPTNTTKMAFAGRWETESQEGYDEFCKLLGIPDDIIEKGHDYKLITEVTQSGDDFSWTQIYPTNAKVTNKFTVGKECDMETIGGKKFKATVHMEGGKLSVTFPNYHHTSEISGGKLVEARIGIC; translated from the exons atggcaatgtcagcCG ATGAAGGAGGTGGCGAGGgctgt cagtatataaacagGGAACAGTCTTAGTCTCAGTACCTTGTATTTCCCTCAGCTTGCCTCAGCATCTCTGCTCTCACGCCTCcacccaccaacaccaccaaaaTGGCCTTTGCTGGAAGATGGGAAACTGAGTCCCAGGAGGGATACGATGAGTTCTGCAAACTGCTTG GTATCCCTGATGACATTATTGAGAAGGGCCATGACTACAAGCTGATCACAGAGGTCACTCAGAGCGGCGATGACTTCTCCTGGACCCAGATCTACCCCACAAACGCCAAGGTCACCAACAAGTTCACCGTTGGCAAGGAGTGCGACATGGAGACCATCGGAGGAAAGAAATTCAAG GCCACAGTGCACATGGAGGGAGGCAAGCTGAGCGTGACCTTCCCCAACTACCACCACACCTCTGAGATCAGCGGAGGCAAGCTCGTTGAG GCGAGGATAGGCATTTGCTAA
- the LOC123972528 gene encoding gastrotropin-like, producing the protein DYKLITEVTQSGDDFSWTQIYPTNAKVTNKFTVGKECDMETIGGKKFKATVHMEGGKLSVTFPNYHHTSEISGGKLVEARIGIC; encoded by the exons GACTACAAGCTGATCACAGAGGTCACTCAGAGCGGCGATGACTTCTCCTGGACCCAGATCTACCCCACAAACGCCAAGGTCACCAACAAGTTCACCGTTGGCAAGGAGTGCGACATGGAGACCATCGGAGGAAAGAAATTCAAG GCCACAGTGCACATGGAGGGAGGCAAGCTGAGCGTGACCTTCCCCAACTACCACCACACCTCTGAGATCAGCGGAGGCAAGCTCGTTGAG GCGAGGATAGGCATTTGCTAA
- the LOC123972529 gene encoding gastrotropin-like has translation DYKLITEVTQSGDDFSWTQIYPTNAKVTNKFTVGKECDMETIGGKKFKATVHMEGGKLSVTFPNYHHTSEISGGKLVETSKAGSVVLKRTSKKI, from the exons GACTACAAGCTGATCACAGAGGTCACTCAGAGCGGCGATGACTTCTCCTGGACCCAGATCTACCCCACAAACGCCAAGGTCACCAACAAGTTCACCGTTGGCAAGGAGTGCGACATGGAGACCATCGGAGGAAAGAAATTCAAG GCCACAGTGCACATGGAGGGAGGCAAGCTGAGCGTGACCTTCCCCAACTACCACCACACCTCTGAGATCAGCGGAGGCAAGCTCGTTGAG aCCTCCAAAGCTGGTTCTGTAGTGCTGAAGAGAACCAGCAAGAAGATCTAA